ACCTCCGGGACTCCAAGAGAAGCGGGGATCGTCACGTCGGGCATCGCCGCCGGGTCTGAGACAAGCCGGACACGTACATTACAGACGCACCGGGTTCCGGCGCGATGCGCGGCATGACGGGCGAGGACACCCAGAGCGCCGAGCGTCAGCCCCGCGACGTCTCCCGGCGAGATGTTCGGTGGCGGGCCAGGGGCCTCCGGGTCCCAGTGAGGGCGGGGATCATGGTGCCGGAGCTCGTGATCAATCACCCCGGTTCCGTCAAGTCCGAAACACCGCCTGGGTCTGCATGAGACAGCAGCGGGCGCTGGCGCGCATCCCCTCGCCGGACGGGTACAGCTCGCTGAAGCGCAGCCCGGGCTCGGCAGCCCAGAGCAGCTCCTGAGCGAGCTCTTCGGTGAAGACGGCCAAGGTGCTGCCCTTGAAGTCCACGCTACCCGGAACGTGGGGCATGAGCGTTACGAGGAGTCGTGCGTACCGCCGGCCGGCGGGCAGATGCTCCGCCACCAGCCCCCGCTCCATCGCGTCGCGGGCAGCAGCCCGCTCGTTCCGCAGTGCCTGCTTCTGCCCAGCTGCACCAACGAGGTGCAGCCTCTCGACGCCAGCGTTACCACTGCGTCGCGCAAGAACCTGGCGTCGCCATGGACATAGCCGATCAGGCCACCCGATCGCCCAGCTGCACGATTTCGTTCATCGTCCCCATCACATCCTCCTGTTGTCGCTGTCGTGAAAAGGCAGCAGCGGGCCCCGAGGTCCGGTGACTGTGCGGGACCCGCTGCTGCTCGTCAGTGCCTGTCCGGGCATCAGCCGAACGACGGCACGATCTTCTTCTTGCCGCCCTCTTCCTTCCAGGCAACCTTCGCGTCAAAGGTCTTACCCTTCGACGAGACGAACCCCGTGCCTTGGATGGTCTTGCCGGCCGCCAGGTCACGCCTTTGCACATCGGTAAAAGTCACCTGGCACCAGGACCGCGGCGGCTCGTCGCCAGAGTCGAAGTCGGGGACGATCTTCTTCGCCTTCGCGTCCCAGCTGACCTTGCAGCCGAAGGTCTTGCCGGTCCTCGCGCTGACGAAGTCGTTGATCTCCAGCGCCTGGCCCGCCAGGAGCGCCGTGACCTCCGCCGGCGTGAACGTCCGGCCGGACCACTTCGTCGGCCTGTCGGGTACTGTCAGCTGGAACCCGACGAACTTGCGGCCCTTGAAGTCGCCGACGCCGAGCGCACCGGTGGCCGTGAACGGCTTGTCCGCCGTGTTCGTGGCCTCGAACGTGATCGTCTCGCCCGCCAGCAGCTTCGCCACCTCGTCATCGCTGAGCTCGTGGCCCGACCAGACCTTCTTGAAGGTGACCTTCTTCGGCCCGCCCGGAGCGGCCTGCCACACGCCCTCGGCGCGAGCGGCGATCTGGGTCTCACTCAGGCCCAGCTCGGAGCGCATGGACGCGGCGTTCTTCGACATCGTGGCGATGTCCTCGCAAACCCAGTCGGCGACGACTGCGAGGCGCTCCTCGGCGGTCGCGGTCCCGGCTGCGATGTCGCGCATGTCGGCGTAGACCTTCTCGGTGAGCCCGAGGTCGCCGATGCGCGTGCCCGGCAGCAGCCGCCAGCTCATCTCGCCGGCCTGCGCGAGCCTGAGCTTCCGGCCCTTCTCCGAGAGCAGCGGGAACTTCGCCCTGTCGCTGGTGACCTCCGAGTACGTCGAAGTGCGGGTCGCGCCCGTGCCCACGTCGCGCTTCTCCAACTGCTTCATGAGCCACTTCATAGTCGGGTGTTCAGGGCGCTTGTTCGCACCCTCGAAGACGAACGGCGCCGCAGTTCGGCCCAGACCCTTGCTGCTCTCGTTCTCGTCGCCCTCGGCGGAGTCGTCGCCGGCGTCCGGATCGAACACGGCCCGCCAGCCAGGGCTCTTGGGCACGTTGGCGATGCCGACGAAGTCCGGGTACTTCTCCACGTGGCCCTTCTGCTGCTCGTAGAGGTAGTCCTCGGCGAGCATGGCCAGGTAGTTCTTCGCGAGCATCTCGTAGATGAGGCGTCCGGCCTTGCCGTACTTGTGCTCGACCCCGTCCAGCGAGGAGGGCACCTTCGGTCCCGGACGATTCGCGCCGTGCGCGCCCTGGGGCTTCACGTGTGTGGACCGAGGCTGGCGGTGCGTCAGAAGCGCAGCGTCGACGCCGACCACGGCGGTGATCTTGTCGACCAGCGGGGCGAGGTCCTTGAACTGCTCGGGCGTGATCGTCTTGTCCTCCGTGCGCGGGTACGAGACGACCTGGTCCTCGTACATCTTCTGGTAGGTCGAGAGCGTGAGGTTCGCCTTCACGCCCTTGCCGACGAGCATCGAGGACAGGGACGCCAGGTCAAGCAGCTTCGGCGGCGCGGTCTTCTTGTCCGCCTTGCTGTCCAGGACCACAGGGGAGGGGCCGTACTGCTGCGGCACCTGACCCTTCTGGTCGAATCGCGGCTCGTCCGGGTTCGTGTACATGACGTCGTTCTCGTCGCGGAAGCGGTTCTGAAAGAACGGCTTCTTGACGTACTCGGCATAGGCCTTCTGCTGGTCGCCGACAAGAGAGACCATCGCCGACTTCAGCCGGCCCTGGCGCAGCACGAGGTCCTGGCCGGACTGGCGGCCCATCGCTGTGGCGATGCGCGTGAACTGCATGGAGAGGAAGTCCCACTGCGAGCGGTACATCGCCTTGCGGTAGTCGCCCTCGTCCTGCATGGACTTCACCGGCCGGCGCTGTTCGAACGCCTTCTGGATCGACGCCTTCGACTCATCGGTGAACTCCATGCGGCTGAACTTCATGCCATGGAAGCCGAGTTCGTCGATCGCCTCCCAGAAGAGCAGGTCGCCCTCGCCGGACGGATCCAGGTCCGTGGCGATGACGATTTCGTCGCCGCGGCCGAGCGCCGCACGCAGAGCCTTGATGACGTCTGCGACGTTCTTCTGCGGCTCGCGCTTCCACGTCAGGTCTTCCGGGTTCCACGGCAAGTTGCCCAGGTCCCACTTCTGATAGGCGTCCGCGAGTGAGGAGTCCACCATCGCGTGCGGCTGGGCGAACTCGTAGAGATGACCCCTCAGGCTCGCCACTTCGTAGGCCGTGCCCTTGTAGCTGCCCTTCGTCCCGCCGAGGGCGCTGGCCATGTTCCTCGCTGCGCTCGGCTTCTCTGCGACCACGATCGCGACCATGTCGACTCCTTCTCGTCGTTGACTTGGAAACGAGTGTGAGCCTACTCGAAAAGGATGGATGAATGAGAGTCAAAAGGAGCCTGTAAAGACTTTGAATGGCGCAGGAGCATGCAGAGAGAGCCCGGCGCCGGCACGCTGTTCGAGCAATCACCGCTCGTCGAAAAAAGAGAAGACCCCGAGAAGCTGTGCTTCTCGGGGTCGTCGTCTGTCCAGCGCCATTACCGAGTCGGCATCGCCACGCCGAGCCGGACACGGTACACCCGCAGCACCTTGCCGAGCGTCTCGAGTCCCTCCGGGTGCTTCAGGCATTCCTCCAGCTCCTTCAGCCGGACGGGCCGCACGCCTGCCACCTCGGCGACCTGCTTGCGCGTGGCCTGACCCTGAGCTTGATCAGCAGATCCGGCAGGTCCGCGGTCAGGTCCTCGAACATCCGGAACTTCTCCCGCTCGCCCATGCGCGTGTGGCCGACATGGATCGCGCCACAGCTCTCTTCGCACCAGTACCAGCTCGTCGACACGTCTTCCCGGAGCTTCGCGGGGGTCTCCTGCTGGCTCCGGTAGCGGCGCTTGAAGGCCCACGTCCCTTCGCGCTGTGTCCGGCATCCGCGCGGCGCGTCCTCGGGCCGCGAGGCCGGCGCGGCCATACCCGCTTCTCTACTCTCTCGGCAGTTGTCGGATTCCGGGGAGCAGTGGGGGCCTGAGTGGGCGTTGAAAGTGGTGGCTGGCTTGTTGAGTTCTACGACCTGAAGCGACCTCTGGCCCCGCCGGGTGACGACTTGGCGGACAAGGTCGGCGACGTCCTGGCTCGGGCCCAGAAGAACGGCGCGCGCCATCGGACCCCGTTTCTGATCCCAGCAGACGATCGGCTGCCCGATCTGCGGGTCGACCTCTACTTCCGCAAGAGCAAGATCGTCTCGAAGCAACCGACGACCTGG
Above is a genomic segment from Streptomyces sp. NBC_01454 containing:
- a CDS encoding DNA topoisomerase; translation: MVAIVVAEKPSAARNMASALGGTKGSYKGTAYEVASLRGHLYEFAQPHAMVDSSLADAYQKWDLGNLPWNPEDLTWKREPQKNVADVIKALRAALGRGDEIVIATDLDPSGEGDLLFWEAIDELGFHGMKFSRMEFTDESKASIQKAFEQRRPVKSMQDEGDYRKAMYRSQWDFLSMQFTRIATAMGRQSGQDLVLRQGRLKSAMVSLVGDQQKAYAEYVKKPFFQNRFRDENDVMYTNPDEPRFDQKGQVPQQYGPSPVVLDSKADKKTAPPKLLDLASLSSMLVGKGVKANLTLSTYQKMYEDQVVSYPRTEDKTITPEQFKDLAPLVDKITAVVGVDAALLTHRQPRSTHVKPQGAHGANRPGPKVPSSLDGVEHKYGKAGRLIYEMLAKNYLAMLAEDYLYEQQKGHVEKYPDFVGIANVPKSPGWRAVFDPDAGDDSAEGDENESSKGLGRTAAPFVFEGANKRPEHPTMKWLMKQLEKRDVGTGATRTSTYSEVTSDRAKFPLLSEKGRKLRLAQAGEMSWRLLPGTRIGDLGLTEKVYADMRDIAAGTATAEERLAVVADWVCEDIATMSKNAASMRSELGLSETQIAARAEGVWQAAPGGPKKVTFKKVWSGHELSDDEVAKLLAGETITFEATNTADKPFTATGALGVGDFKGRKFVGFQLTVPDRPTKWSGRTFTPAEVTALLAGQALEINDFVSARTGKTFGCKVSWDAKAKKIVPDFDSGDEPPRSWCQVTFTDVQRRDLAAGKTIQGTGFVSSKGKTFDAKVAWKEEGGKKKIVPSFG